The genomic DNA TAAGCGCCTCGCCCGAATTGGCCGGGGAGTCCACCTCCACAGTCACGCGGCGCATGCGCTCTGGCGGGGCACCCCACCAGTTGGCACCGGCCTTCGTCTTCTTCGGGGTAGAAGAAAGCACAGCAACCAGCGAATTCTTCGAGAGCTTGCGGCCGGGCGCGGTGATGCCGGAGTTGCCCACGAAGGAGCGCTTGCCCACCTTGGTCTCGCCGGTGCGCATCCAGCCGCCGCCGAGTTCATAGCCGCCGATCATGGTGTCATCGGCCAAGAAGGCGCCCTCTTTGACCTCGGTGAGCTTGGGGATCATCACCGCGGTGGAGATTTCCACATTCGCGCCAATGTCCGCGCCGAGCGAGCGCAGCCACGCTGGGGTTAGCTGCGAGGCATACACCGGGAAGAGCTTGGTGCGAGCCTCGTCCATGAGGCGCTCGATGGCCCACAGGCGCCAGCCCGTGACCGAGCGCACTGGTGCCACGCCTGGGCTAATACCCAGCGAGAGAATGCGCACGCCCAGCCAGGTCTGCAACATATAGGTGCCAAAGGCCGCCAGCGCGCCGACGGGCGCGAAGAAGACCGCACCGACGAAGCTATCGCCGCCGGTGGAATGCACAAGGGCGAGCACGACGGCCGCGCCTATCGCCAGCGCAACGACCGGCTGGATGGCCAGCAAGACCGAAGTGGCGTCATAGATAGCCACCCACCACGGCCGGCGCTTTGGCGTATGGGACGGGAAGCGGTGCTTGGAGCGGCCCACCTTCTTGGCAGGCGAGCCCGACCAGCGCTGGCCGTCCTTGATCTTCTTGCGGCCGGTGACGGTGGAACCGGCCTCCACGTGCGCATACTTGCCCACCACGGTGCCAGGCAGCAGCGTGGAGCGCGCGCCCACGCGAGCGCCTTCCTTGACGTCGATGGCACCCACGTGCAGGATATCGCCGTCCAACCAGTAGCCGGAGAGGTCCACCTCAGGCTCGATGGCGGCGTGCTTGCCCAGCGTGAGAAGCCCAGTAACCGGCGGCAGGGAGTGCAAATCCACGCCGCGCTTGACCTTGACGCCGAGCGCGCGGGCGTAGTTATTCACGCGCGTGGCACCGGCCAGGGAGCTCGCGCCAGAGGCATTAGCCCAGCGCTCGGCCGCCCAGATGCGCAGGTGCGTCGAACCGCCGCGCGGGTAATCGCCCGGCGTGATGCCGGCCGTAATGAGGCGCGCGCCGTAGCCACCGATGGGGATGCGGCCGATTGGGGTGACAAAGACAACGAGCATGACGATGACCAACCACCACGGGAAGGCCGTGGCCCACTCGAAGCCCAGCGATGCTGCCACGGTGGAGCCCAGCAGAAGCCAGGCCAGCCAGCTGGAGGCGGCCAGCGTCATAACGGGAATCTGAATCAGGGTCTGGGCGAGGCGGGTGCCAAAGCCGACCTTGGTGACCTCGCGCATGGGGACATCGGCAGCCGCGGGGCGCGGCTCGGCACCGGCGATGAGCTCGGCCAGCGAACCCAAGCGTGGGTGGTCGTAGAGGTCGCGCACCGCCACGTTGGGGTAGCGCTCCCTAATATGGCCCACGAGGGTCGCGGCCGCCAACGAGGTGCCGCCGAGAGAGAAGAAATCGGCGTTCTCGTCCTCCACGGACACCCCAAGGGTTTCCACCCACAGCTCCGCGAGCCATTTCTCGGTATCGGTAAGCGTGGTCGATTCCACGCCCACGCCAGGCAGCGGCCACGGCAGGGCCTTCTTATCTACCTTGCCGGAGGTACGCACCGGCAGCTCCTCCATCACGCAGATGCGCGGGACGAGGGCGGCCGGCATGGTATCGGCCAGGCGCGCGTGTGCGGCCTCATGGTCGAAGCCCTTGGCCTCATCATCGAGGGAGACATAACCTACTAGGACGGATTCGCCGCCCGGGGTCTTTTGCACGGCCACGGCCGAGTTATAGACATTATCCAGGGCCGCGACATTGGCTTCGACCTCGCCGAGCTCGATGCGGCGCCCACCAATCTTCACCTGGTCATCTACGCGGCCGACGAAGTACAGTCCGTCTTCCTCCAAGCGCACGTGGTCACCGGTGCGATAAGCGCGCTGCCAGCCCATAGACTCCAGCGGCGCGTACTTTTCCGCGTCCTTGGCCGGATCCAGGTAGGACGCCAGCCCCACGCCGCCGATCACTAGCTCGCCGACGCCGCCCATTTCCACAGGCATGCCCTGCTTATCGACGACCACCAAATCCCACCCATTCAGAGGCAGCCCGATGGACACCGGCCGGCCCGGCAACATCTGCTGCGCGCAGGCGACGACGGTGGCCTCGGTGGGTCCGTAGGTATTCCACATTTCGCGGTCCTCGGTGGCCAAGCGGTCCACCAGCTCCTGCGAGCAGGCCTCGCCGCCGACGATGAGCAAGCGGATATTATCCAGCGCCTCGGCCGGCCACAGGCCCGCCAGGGTAGGCACGGTAGACACGACGGTGATATCGCGGCGGATGAGCCACGGACCTAAGTCCATGCCGGAACGCACCAGGGAGCGCGGCGCCGGGACCAAGCATCCGCCGTGCCCCCAGGCCAGCCACATTTCCTCGCAGGAGGCATCGAAGGCGACAGACAGGCCAGCGAGCACGCGATCCTCCGGGCCAAGCGGCCCGTGCGGGTGGTTTACTAAAAAGAGGCTTGCCTCGGCGTCCACGAAGGCGGCCGCGGAGCGGTGGCTCACGGCCACGCCCTTCGGCTTGCCGGTGGAACCGGAAGTGAAGATGATCCACGCGGTGTCTTCCGGACGCGGGGCATTGGGTTTCTCGGCCGGCTCTTCGGCTGGGGCGTCGGGGCGCGCGGAATCGCGCAGGAAGCGGAAGCCCTCGTCCGTAAAGACGCCATCGATATCGGCCTCGCCGAAGACCATCTCGGCGCGCTCGTCTGGATCATCGGCGTCGACAGGCACGTAAGCCGCGCCCGACGCCAAGGTTGCCAGGATGGCGAGGTAGAGCTCGCGCTTGCCGGAGGTCATCCGAATGCCGATGCGATCGCCACGGCGCACGCCATTGGCATGCAGCTCGGTGGCCCACAGCTCGACCTCGTGAATGAGCTCGGAGTAGGTGATGATCTCGCTGTCGTCAAGCGCGGCGGCGTCTGGGTACATTTCCGCGGTGGCTGTGATGATGTCCCACAGCGTGCGCGGCCGCGGTGCCGCGCTACCTAAAAGGTACTGTTGCGGGACACGTGATTCGGGTCCTGCCATTTACGCCTCTTCTTCGTCCGCGGCAATGATGGACTTGGCCAACTTACGCAGGTGCTTGAGCTGCTTATTGGTGGACTCATCCAGAGCCTCGTCCTCGGCGGTGGCGACAAGCTCCGCCAAGTCCTTGTGGACCTTTGTGCCCTTCTTGGTGGACGCGACGATCTGGCGGCGGCGATCCTTCGGGTCTCGCTCGCGCTTGGCCCAGCCGCGGTCCTCGAGGGCGTCGATAAGACGCACCATGTCAGAGGCATCAATGGCCAGGGTCTCGGACAGATAGGACTGCGACGCAGCATCCGCGTCCACTAGGCAGGTCAGGACCCAGTACTCGCGCAGCGTCGTCTGCTTAGTCTGCAGGGCGGCCTCGACACCATCGCGGGTGCGGCGGCGGAGGCGCTCCAACTGGAACGACGGGGATTCGAGCAGGGTCGTTGGGATTACAGAATTATTCGTGGAAGACATACCATCATCATAATCCCAAAAGATTGGTTAAGGCCAATTAATCTGTTTCGATGGGAAGTCCGGAAGCCTTCCAATTATCCGTGCCGCCCTCCACATTGATGGTGTCCCAGCCCAGCGCATGCTCTAAATACTGGCATACCTGCATGCTGCGGCCTCCCGCGTGGCAAATGACATAGATATCCTTGTCCGGATCGATTTCCTGGATGCGACCCGTAATCTCGCCCATTGGGATGTGGGTCGCGCCCTTTGCGCGCTCCACCGCCCACTCGTCATTCTCGCGGACATCAATGAGCTGTGCGCCTTCTGGTACTTCAACTGGTTGAACGTTTTTCATGCCATTCACTTTAGTTACTTGCGTGCTTCTGGATCGTCCGAGCGGTGGCCTTGTGCTAATGCTGGAACCGCCAG from Corynebacterium tuberculostearicum includes the following:
- a CDS encoding Pls/PosA family non-ribosomal peptide synthetase, with product MAGPESRVPQQYLLGSAAPRPRTLWDIITATAEMYPDAAALDDSEIITYSELIHEVELWATELHANGVRRGDRIGIRMTSGKRELYLAILATLASGAAYVPVDADDPDERAEMVFGEADIDGVFTDEGFRFLRDSARPDAPAEEPAEKPNAPRPEDTAWIIFTSGSTGKPKGVAVSHRSAAAFVDAEASLFLVNHPHGPLGPEDRVLAGLSVAFDASCEEMWLAWGHGGCLVPAPRSLVRSGMDLGPWLIRRDITVVSTVPTLAGLWPAEALDNIRLLIVGGEACSQELVDRLATEDREMWNTYGPTEATVVACAQQMLPGRPVSIGLPLNGWDLVVVDKQGMPVEMGGVGELVIGGVGLASYLDPAKDAEKYAPLESMGWQRAYRTGDHVRLEEDGLYFVGRVDDQVKIGGRRIELGEVEANVAALDNVYNSAVAVQKTPGGESVLVGYVSLDDEAKGFDHEAAHARLADTMPAALVPRICVMEELPVRTSGKVDKKALPWPLPGVGVESTTLTDTEKWLAELWVETLGVSVEDENADFFSLGGTSLAAATLVGHIRERYPNVAVRDLYDHPRLGSLAELIAGAEPRPAAADVPMREVTKVGFGTRLAQTLIQIPVMTLAASSWLAWLLLGSTVAASLGFEWATAFPWWLVIVMLVVFVTPIGRIPIGGYGARLITAGITPGDYPRGGSTHLRIWAAERWANASGASSLAGATRVNNYARALGVKVKRGVDLHSLPPVTGLLTLGKHAAIEPEVDLSGYWLDGDILHVGAIDVKEGARVGARSTLLPGTVVGKYAHVEAGSTVTGRKKIKDGQRWSGSPAKKVGRSKHRFPSHTPKRRPWWVAIYDATSVLLAIQPVVALAIGAAVVLALVHSTGGDSFVGAVFFAPVGALAAFGTYMLQTWLGVRILSLGISPGVAPVRSVTGWRLWAIERLMDEARTKLFPVYASQLTPAWLRSLGADIGANVEISTAVMIPKLTEVKEGAFLADDTMIGGYELGGGWMRTGETKVGKRSFVGNSGITAPGRKLSKNSLVAVLSSTPKKTKAGANWWGAPPERMRRVTVEVDSPANSGEALTYNPGLAVKAARGVVETMRLLAPMFSAMLLAATLSVYYSLLDALGFPLTWLLSGLVLMGMGAVAMAVTVAVKWICVGKHRAADHPLWSAFVWLNELQDTFVEVVAAPWFFQHTYGSGEINLGLRALGVEIGRGAWIDSYWFPETDLICIGEAATVGPGTVVQTHLFQDRVMSLDTVTVEAGSTLASHSVALPASLIGKASTVGPGSLVMRGDRVPTNAVWQGNPIEPWKR
- a CDS encoding MarR family winged helix-turn-helix transcriptional regulator produces the protein MSSTNNSVIPTTLLESPSFQLERLRRRTRDGVEAALQTKQTTLREYWVLTCLVDADAASQSYLSETLAIDASDMVRLIDALEDRGWAKRERDPKDRRRQIVASTKKGTKVHKDLAELVATAEDEALDESTNKQLKHLRKLAKSIIAADEEEA
- a CDS encoding rhodanese-like domain-containing protein, with the protein product MKNVQPVEVPEGAQLIDVRENDEWAVERAKGATHIPMGEITGRIQEIDPDKDIYVICHAGGRSMQVCQYLEHALGWDTINVEGGTDNWKASGLPIETD